The following is a genomic window from Engystomops pustulosus chromosome 11, aEngPut4.maternal, whole genome shotgun sequence.
CAAGAGTGAGAATCACTTCGGACACTGTTTTTTGCTTAATATTAAAGAATCTTATCCATCACATCAAGCTGGTGGGTCTGTGATTTACAGAACAGGAGACAAAGGTTTTTAGCTAAAGCTTTCATTTCCAAATCGGTATTTAACATTGCATCTATGGTCCTGTAGATCACAGGACCGATATCTTAATGCAATCTGAAGGATTAAGAAAATTTTTGTTTCTAGGCATTCTAGAACTGGCATGACCCTTCCCCTGTAGCCTCTAAAAGGGACTCCTCTtacgcaaaatatgactcttctctgctaattttcATGTGGATTTAGACTTTTAGGGAAGCAGGAGAGATTtcatagaaaggatatttcatgccCTACCGGAGGGGGCTGGAAATTTAATAGGGTACATGTAGGTTCAAAATAAAAAGCTAACATTATATATATGGTTTATTTTAGCTCCGAATATTGAATAATAATTTAGTTGGACTCTTGTCCGGAGCCCATGAGTCATTGGTGGGTGACCGCTGCTATAATATAAGGCGACTGCCAGAGCTGCAAACTGGGGCTGGAATTGGACTCTATTATTACGGGTCTggcagtgtgtatgagcccatagaaatacatggggggACCTGTGCTAGCCATTGCAACAACAGTCTAATACCAAAATctgtgtgcaggaggcctaacTCCTAGAAATGTGAATAAGAAGGAGATTCACCTGGTCCCAGTTACTCTTTTATAGTTGTCTTTCGAATACACGGCGAGAATACTGACTCCTGAACCTATGTTAACCAGCAACATGGGATACGGATTATCAAGGCAATACGGCTTCTTCTGACATTGTTCTGGGTCCGTCGGGCTGTCAAAGTAATAGCATTCGGGACGGCCATTAAAGCCGACAGAATCCACATAGAGCAAGCCCCGGATCAAGCAATCGAGTTCATCAAGTTTATGGAGCTGGAGGTCGGCGAtctagaaaagagagaaaaacCTAAAGGTTAATGAATAAGCAGGTAGAAGTAGAGCAGAGGATAGCGTCTCCAAAACACAAGGGCAAAGAGCTAGCAGGCGGCACTTTGCTCCCCTGGATATATTAGATATTGCATAAGAAACCCGGATAAACAAGTACAGAAGGCAATTTATTCCTACGCTGCACTTTGACTGGGACACTAGGACAAAAGCCACCGGGAGGTCCATAGATGTGATCAGAACGTGCAGGGTCTATGTGCTGTCCTAGGGTATAtaacctgctgctctataacatgctgctggaaatgctgtattatatgcgCAATGtctcatgtacaggcggtccccaacttaagaacacccgatttacagatgacccctagttacaaatggaccactggattttggtaattttctgtactttagccccaggttacaataaacagctataactattattaaatgtgtctgtaatgaagctttagtgttaatcctggttctgatgacaatccaacattagaGAATTCTAATACATATTTATAATATGTAGACTGCATGTATGTGTTTTTCATTTATCTATTTGGATTCTTAGAGATCAATCCTGGAGTGCGCTGTGTTGCTCCatggtgactttttttttaattgattttgaaTTGGACCCAAGACGGCGGACGATAACTGATCAGAGTTCATACTGTATATTTACAGAGGTATTAATGTGGAATTAACGTTACAACAAGAGTAACAAGCTCTAAGGCCGTGTTCATGTTTGCCACAAGGTTGGGCAGTAATAAAGAAGTTTACCAAAGTAAGTACAAAGCCCTTAGAGGTTCATCCGTATAATACTTATTCTGGTAAACTTgccctcctggtctataacatgccacctgaagataggacacgatgtacaatgtgttcagctccccctgctctgtaacatgctgcttgcagataagtTACTATATACAATCCGTttagctccccctgctctgtaacaggctgtctgcagataggacacggtgTACAGTCTAACATTCATACTGCAGATTTTGCTTGGTGTCCTATCTCTCCCTGCTCTGAACCTTGCGGCTTTAGACCGGTCCAGCATTAAACGAAACCTGCCATGAGGAATCtatgagaagtagatgtgatggtagattcctcctaccCGtctctgccctaatatgtaatttaataatcctggaacttaACCAAActtgttaatttacatattactaaaataaagtttttaactgtAGAGCCTGCTGGGGCGTCTACCTGCCTTAGCTcctagtgcccggccaggctaggacacgccccagtagcctctgcaggtaatttacatattactaaaataaagtttttaacaagttaggttatgttccaggattattatattacagattagagaagaggcagcaggaggaatctaccatcacatctacttctgatagtagatttctcatggtagatttccttttaaggggCGGCAAACTTGGCATTTGCCCAAGAGCcctctgcatgtggacttttgtgggcagaggatgtattactCTTAGCAATCCTTTGGTTGAATGCTCGGGTACAGAtgcttatcatccatctcctgtctatatacacatccatctctgttataatttgtctatttcccatCTATATAGCCGTCTAACCATTTGTCTCGCAAACTTTTTGTCTGTCATATCCATCCTCTATCTAGCTAGCTATATCCATCAATCGATCTTCTTTAGATTTATGCatttataaatctatataatctttcatatttatcttctatcatccatctaactcatctgtccatctcctataacattctcctacagtcccatattatagatccttacctactactgtgtgtagctATAAAGTGTCATCATTGTGCGGGGATAAAGGAGCTTCTTGCTGAATGTGATTGTTAGTAAATAATTTTATTATGGGGCCCCACCTTTAGTTTTGCCCCAGGTCCCACTGTCCAAAAGTGTCCCATTCTGTagacaggacactgtacaatctgcacagctcctcctgctttataacttgctgcctgcagattataCTGTATCTTTATGGCTACAAATTCCCTTTGAGTTTTACATGGGGATAAGGGGTTCTCACTGAAGGGAGAAGTCATATACATTAAATGGGTTGTTCACTTTATGCTAATaaatgatatggtttgtgtaaagtaAAAGTTatctaattttccaatatactttttgtatcaaattcctcagatttctagatctctgcttgctgtcctactatagaaagcttctatgtttacttcttccAGTCAATAGAAAcctgtccatagtcatgtgatgtcacacaggtgcacaagccgctATCACACTGCTCTAATTGCTCTGTATGATACAACGGCTTctacacctgcatgtccatcacaagaccagggatagGTTTCTATTCAGTAAAGTAAACCTAGAAACTTCTAcagaaggacaacaagcagagatctagaaaactttggGGAATTGATCAAAGTATAgaagaaaattgtacaactttattACACAAGCAATATCAAATAACTGcagaaagtgaacaacccctttaatgactggaGAAGTGAAAGGCTATAgctaaaaaaacacaacatgttaAAAGACAGGAATTAAAATCAAAAGGGACAAAGAAAAAGAGACTAAGGGATTGATACCTGGATAAAGTCTTAGCAAGTGTAGGTTTTACCATTTGTATCTGCATTCACATGCCGTGTCCTGTTATACAACTGGAGATGTTTTCGCTTACTTTGCCCTTTGGTTTGTTTCCCTGTTATACCTGTGATCTAAAGTCAAGGACTGTACAAGTAGTGAGAGTAAACTGAGGTGTGACATTTATCTTGGATTAGAGGCCAGATTGTTACAAGATAGTTACAAGATTGTTACCAGACAGAATCCAGGGAAATTGGAAGGATCACCACATTCTATGGTTCGCACGCGGGCGAAAACAACATGAGGGTTAGACCTCTCCACATTCACATTCAAGGCGAATCTTGTTCCTATTGTATAAATGCAGCAAtggtcataatggggcacatttacttacccggtcctgtcatgatccccgatccggatggtccgacgaagattaagtccggcgcgattcaccaacatcgtgcgcccgaaatcctgcatgtgtcgcaccttcttcttcccggtgcttgtaagtgcatgtcttgcgacacaatttacgatgccaaatcctgcacgttgtcagaatccgtcggatcgcccaacggccacgacccccgatttgtgtcgcgtgaaagccggcgcgccaAAAACCCATTAAATGCGGCGCTAATCGGAaaaatcgacgggaaacccgacgaaaatgcggtccgcggacccttggtaaacgAGCCCCAGTGTGTACAGCCTTCAGTCTCTTTGGAAATGAAGTGGCATATGGCTCCATTCGCAACCCCTTAACGAGGTGCAGAGTTCCCAGTGATCGGACCCCCCgtagatcagacacttacccccCTGGTCTTGTTGATTCTTCACAACAGACCCATTACTGGAGCTCCAGACTCACAGGTGGTCTGACAAATTAACTCCATGCGCTTGCAGGATTTGCTGGACTGAACCTAGAACTACACTGAACTCAACCCAGCCCGTCTATACGATTCAGCGTTCCTCAATTCGGACCGGAAATCCTGCAAACTCATGAACCGACAAACTTGCTCTTGGGCAAGTGTAGGAAATCTAGATCTCCTATGATAAGCCTAATAACATCCCCTCCTACTTTGTTGCATGTATATTTTGGTCAAATTCTGTGTTGTTATGGACTTTATGATAATAAGTTTCTCGGGAAGACAAGCTTTACGTCACTAGATATCAGCTGTTCTTTATCACGTGTCGTAGGCTTATAAAACGGGTGTTTATTTGGAAATTAAGTTGGACTTTGAGACCTTTTCCTAAGCACTTGTGACACCGTGCCCTTTTAGTCTACATACCGTCCTGAAGTCGTCTTCAAACTTGTAGGCCCCCCCTCCGGTGGCGCATAGTGTAGTGTGCAGGCTGGAGAAGTTCTTCTCGCTCCCCATCTGGATGAAGCGGTGCATGGCACATGAGGGGAAACGAATGAAGTGCAGATTGCCCTTGCGGCCGCACATGGTCAAGTTTTTCAGTTCCAAATGGACATCTCGGATGCCAGTTTTACCGTACGCAGTGTTTGAAGTCAAGTATTTCCTAATGCTCTTCAGGTTCTCAACCTCCTCCTGTTCTTCTTCTGCAGTGATATCTTTAGGCTCGAAATAAACCAGTTTCACCAATGTTCCGCCAATGTCCATTCCAAACCATGGGAAGGCTGAaagaaatgtgcaaaaaaaaaaattaaaaaaaaatctcttttagACAAAGGCTtcaattgttattattttatacaagcaGTGACTTGTTATACAGCAACTCTAATCCTACCCTAACCAATCCAATGCATAAAACCCTGTTTGTTCAGGTGACTGCACtgcggcatcacatgaccaggactgATTTTAATGCTCCAAAGTAATGAGAACAAAGAAAGCAAATGGATTTCCTAAAAACTGAACATTTGATACAAAAGTCACAATGGAAATCTATATAAAAAGTAATGACCCCATTTGCAGATGTTGTAATAGCCTTTTAACTGGGTTTGGAACAACCTACTATAGATTTATGGTCAGTGGTTTGGAT
Proteins encoded in this region:
- the PANK1 gene encoding pantothenate kinase 1 isoform X2, yielding MKLTDGKRHSFPWFGMDIGGTLVKLVYFEPKDITAEEEQEEVENLKSIRKYLTSNTAYGKTGIRDVHLELKNLTMCGRKGNLHFIRFPSCAMHRFIQMGSEKNFSSLHTTLCATGGGAYKFEDDFRTIADLQLHKLDELDCLIRGLLYVDSVGFNGRPECYYFDSPTDPEQCQKKPYCLDNPYPMLLVNIGSGVSILAVYSKDNYKRVTGTSLGGGTFLGLCCLLTGCETFEEALEMAAKGDSTNVDKLVKDIYGGDYERFSLQGTAVASSFGHMMSKEKRDSISKEDLARATLVTITNNIGSIARMCALNENIDRVLFVGNFLRINMISMKLLSYAMDYWSKGQLKALFLEHEGYFGAVGALLELFKMNGDH
- the PANK1 gene encoding pantothenate kinase 1 isoform X3, whose translation is MDIGGTLVKLVYFEPKDITAEEEQEEVENLKSIRKYLTSNTAYGKTGIRDVHLELKNLTMCGRKGNLHFIRFPSCAMHRFIQMGSEKNFSSLHTTLCATGGGAYKFEDDFRTIADLQLHKLDELDCLIRGLLYVDSVGFNGRPECYYFDSPTDPEQCQKKPYCLDNPYPMLLVNIGSGVSILAVYSKDNYKRVTGTSLGGGTFLGLCCLLTGCETFEEALEMAAKGDSTNVDKLVKDIYGGDYERFSLQGTAVASSFGHMMSKEKRDSISKEDLARATLVTITNNIGSIARMCALNENIDRVLFVGNFLRINMISMKLLSYAMDYWSKGQLKALFLEHEGYFGAVGALLELFKMNGDH